A section of the Flavobacterium sp. CG_23.5 genome encodes:
- a CDS encoding T9SS type A sorting domain-containing protein, translated as MLSNNKFYDKVINGVWQNPYQELQTFAMAAPIKQYDELTMQVKIPSNIFISNYQNLITSIQIDFDNGQGYVTVTYNQNITVNYTTYGTKIWKYKLNLSNGTALYNQSRMKIGKNQVNGQTGPPVPPPCQTCRISPTESPISITAAIPYLGGLGTVKLTIDYAGDPSQGLKRPLIVAEGFDLGVVLNPEKAYGNNTYSGTFQPSLLESGVELKNLLYEDYKQYDIVYVDWNNGVDYMQRNAYALEAVIKYVNDRKVLSGSTTKNVVLGQSMGGVIARYALADMEQRGENHQTSLFISHDAPQQGANIPISFQYMFRHLKSQYVKSPLLLYGGEVYLPMNTDTQPVSSYLSILDAPASKQLIGNFVNSNYAIDNWENTSFYDELKGKGLANSGGYPLQCRNIAISNGSECGTTQNFNPGDDLVNIQLNKGLSFWGDLFSLIYNPLGGYIGGTFVDSDLYGVAVLGLFPGHSKYNVDFKAKSLYDTSGNEIYKGRMSYTKKILWVLNVTVDITNVTKNQPLGILPFDTYGGGYFDTNTLAGTVNSPNLIIKDRFGFIPTASALDIGKRNITLIDEDYKKSYVGAIPLVSPKNSPFANFVTDFDIVNPNAHNKQHISFNPRNGKWLASELNALSNPYTNPELANCSFMCSGNSASQITGNDAVCGTSVFSVPSGADSYNWSITEGGYLANLTGNNTSTVTLTINNGSGYVTLQVIYGNAICGGITITKRIWVGAPQITGLICPNQSTICSGTFCQQELGLPSFDLTNNVEASVIGMTDLEIGEKTNWEWERINANIVIAQDTRGNEIYIAPNYIGQTGVRVRAKNNCGWSEWSELYFEVVDCSNNLMRLSEDEKTFLVYPNPSNEKVNIDLRDANNLPEKNAKISGELFDIMGKSKAKIQIKDNRASFFVSGLNKGVYVLKIYINGKIESHQIGVK; from the coding sequence ATGTTGTCCAACAATAAATTTTATGACAAGGTAATCAACGGAGTATGGCAAAATCCATATCAAGAGTTGCAAACTTTTGCAATGGCAGCGCCCATCAAGCAATATGATGAATTGACTATGCAAGTAAAAATTCCTTCCAATATATTTATCTCTAATTATCAAAACCTAATAACAAGCATACAAATAGATTTTGATAATGGACAGGGATACGTAACAGTGACGTATAACCAAAACATTACGGTTAATTATACCACATACGGGACAAAAATTTGGAAATACAAACTGAATCTCAGTAATGGTACAGCTTTGTATAACCAATCAAGGATGAAAATAGGCAAAAATCAGGTAAATGGACAAACAGGACCTCCAGTTCCTCCACCCTGCCAAACCTGTAGAATTTCTCCAACAGAAAGCCCAATAAGTATAACAGCTGCAATTCCTTATCTAGGCGGATTAGGAACTGTAAAGCTGACGATTGATTATGCTGGGGATCCTAGTCAGGGACTTAAGAGACCGCTAATTGTAGCCGAAGGATTTGATCTTGGTGTAGTTTTGAATCCTGAAAAAGCATATGGGAATAATACCTATTCTGGAACATTTCAACCAAGTCTTCTTGAAAGCGGAGTTGAATTAAAAAATCTACTTTACGAAGACTACAAACAATACGACATTGTCTATGTAGATTGGAATAATGGCGTAGATTATATGCAACGTAATGCTTATGCCCTTGAGGCGGTCATAAAATACGTGAATGACCGTAAAGTTTTGAGCGGGAGTACCACTAAAAATGTAGTTTTAGGACAAAGTATGGGTGGTGTTATTGCTCGTTATGCCCTTGCAGATATGGAGCAGCGAGGCGAAAATCATCAAACCAGTCTGTTTATATCACACGATGCACCGCAACAAGGGGCTAATATTCCGATTTCTTTTCAGTATATGTTTCGTCACCTTAAAAGTCAGTATGTAAAATCTCCTTTACTATTGTATGGTGGTGAAGTTTATCTTCCCATGAATACAGATACCCAACCTGTTTCTTCTTATTTGTCTATTCTCGACGCTCCAGCTTCTAAACAATTAATCGGCAATTTTGTAAATTCTAATTACGCAATAGACAATTGGGAAAACACCTCATTCTATGATGAATTAAAAGGAAAAGGGCTTGCAAATAGTGGTGGCTATCCGTTACAATGCAGGAATATCGCGATCAGTAATGGTAGCGAATGCGGTACAACTCAAAACTTTAATCCAGGTGATGACTTGGTCAATATTCAATTAAACAAAGGATTGTCTTTTTGGGGTGATTTATTCAGTTTGATTTACAATCCTTTAGGAGGATATATTGGTGGAACATTTGTAGATTCTGATCTTTATGGGGTAGCAGTTTTAGGACTATTCCCTGGGCACTCAAAATACAATGTCGATTTTAAAGCTAAATCATTATATGATACTTCCGGTAACGAGATTTACAAAGGACGTATGTCATATACCAAGAAAATTCTTTGGGTTTTAAATGTCACGGTTGATATTACTAATGTAACAAAAAACCAACCTTTGGGAATTTTACCTTTTGATACTTATGGAGGTGGCTATTTTGATACAAATACTCTAGCTGGAACTGTTAATAGCCCAAATCTAATTATAAAAGATCGTTTTGGTTTTATTCCAACAGCAAGTGCTCTAGATATTGGTAAAAGAAACATAACCTTAATAGATGAAGACTACAAAAAATCATATGTTGGGGCAATACCACTTGTTTCTCCCAAAAATAGTCCGTTTGCCAATTTCGTCACAGATTTTGATATAGTAAACCCAAACGCACACAACAAACAACACATTTCATTTAATCCCAGAAATGGAAAATGGCTAGCATCTGAACTAAACGCATTGAGCAATCCGTATACTAATCCAGAATTAGCAAATTGTTCCTTTATGTGTTCAGGAAATTCAGCATCACAAATCACTGGAAACGATGCCGTTTGTGGGACGAGTGTTTTTTCAGTTCCAAGCGGTGCTGATTCATATAATTGGTCTATAACCGAAGGTGGGTATCTTGCTAATTTAACGGGTAACAACACGTCGACTGTAACCCTAACAATTAATAATGGAAGTGGTTACGTAACTCTGCAAGTAATATATGGTAATGCTATTTGTGGTGGCATTACAATAACTAAAAGAATTTGGGTAGGTGCGCCACAAATTACAGGACTAATTTGTCCAAATCAATCTACAATATGTAGTGGCACTTTTTGCCAGCAAGAACTAGGGTTGCCTTCTTTTGATTTAACAAATAATGTTGAGGCAAGTGTTATCGGTATGACTGATTTAGAAATTGGAGAAAAAACAAATTGGGAATGGGAAAGAATTAATGCAAACATTGTAATTGCTCAAGACACTAGGGGAAATGAAATTTATATAGCTCCTAATTATATTGGACAAACAGGTGTTAGAGTTCGAGCTAAAAATAATTGTGGGTGGAGCGAATGGAGTGAGTTGTATTTTGAAGTTGTCGATTGTAGCAATAATTTAATGAGACTATCAGAAGACGAAAAAACATTTTTGGTTTATCCAAATCCTTCAAATGAAAAAGTAAACATAGACTTAAGAGATGCAAATAATCTTCCGGAAAAGAATGCTAAGATTTCAGGAGAATTATTTGATATTATGGGAAAATCAAAAGCCAAAATTCAAATTAAAGATAATAGAGCTTCATTTTTTGTTAGTGGTTTAAATAAGGGAGTTTATGTTTTAAAAATTTATATAAATGGTAAAATAGAAAGCCATCAAATTGGAGTTAAATAA
- a CDS encoding class I SAM-dependent methyltransferase: protein MKKLFKLILNTIPRPLLIRLSYVARPIIAFTLKGDKFTDPIDGKNFKSMLPYGYETQRNNVLSPSTLSLERHRLLWLYLNEQTDFFKPELISGSPNSSSNRIKLRDADINSVLKVLHFAPEQAFYKLFRNQKNLDYTTTDLFSPLADVKADICDLPFEDNQYDVILCNHVLEHIPDDTKAMQELYRVLKPGGMAILQIPQDLSRATTFADDTITDQKERAKIFGQYDHVRIYGRDYFDKLRSIGFKVIEEEYTTKIAPELVEKYCLAKGEIIPVCFK, encoded by the coding sequence GTGAAAAAACTTTTCAAACTTATACTTAATACCATCCCTCGCCCACTATTAATCAGATTGAGTTATGTGGCACGTCCTATCATCGCATTTACTTTAAAAGGCGATAAATTCACTGATCCTATTGATGGGAAAAATTTCAAATCGATGTTGCCTTATGGATATGAAACACAACGGAACAACGTACTTTCACCAAGTACACTTTCTCTGGAAAGACACCGTTTATTGTGGTTGTATTTGAATGAACAAACTGATTTTTTTAAACCTGAACTCATTTCAGGTTCTCCTAATTCAAGTTCAAACCGAATTAAATTGCGAGATGCTGATATAAATTCAGTATTAAAAGTGTTGCATTTTGCGCCGGAACAAGCTTTCTATAAATTATTCAGAAACCAAAAAAATCTGGATTATACCACAACCGATTTATTTTCACCTCTTGCCGATGTAAAAGCGGATATATGTGATTTGCCTTTCGAGGACAATCAATATGACGTTATTCTTTGTAATCACGTTTTAGAACACATTCCGGATGATACCAAAGCGATGCAAGAATTATATCGAGTTTTGAAACCTGGCGGAATGGCCATTTTACAAATTCCGCAAGATTTATCCAGAGCGACTACTTTTGCTGATGATACAATCACAGATCAAAAAGAACGCGCCAAAATCTTCGGACAATATGATCATGTTCGGATTTATGGACGCGATTATTTTGATAAATTACGAAGTATTGGTTTTAAAGTAATCGAAGAAGAGTATACCACTAAAATTGCACCCGAATTAGTAGAAAAATATTGCTTGGCCAAAGGGGAAATTATCCCGGTTTGTTTTAAATAA
- a CDS encoding GxxExxY protein, translated as MDDLYLKEEAFKIIGLCMEVHKILGKGHSEIVYGDALEYELKKNEIPYNRESKYNIAYKDTILPSYYFADFIIFDEIILELKAIQSLTSSEIKQTLNYLAASQNKLGLLVNFGEDSLKYRRIIL; from the coding sequence ATGGACGATCTTTATTTAAAAGAAGAAGCTTTTAAGATTATTGGACTTTGCATGGAAGTGCATAAAATTCTTGGAAAAGGACATAGTGAAATTGTTTACGGCGATGCTTTAGAATACGAATTAAAGAAAAATGAAATTCCTTATAATAGAGAATCGAAATACAATATAGCATACAAAGACACCATATTACCGAGCTATTATTTTGCAGATTTCATTATTTTTGATGAAATTATTTTGGAATTAAAAGCAATTCAAAGTCTAACTAGTAGTGAAATAAAACAAACTTTAAATTATCTGGCAGCTTCACAAAATAAACTAGGATTATTGGTTAATTTTGGAGAAGACAGCCTAAAATATCGCAGAATAATTCTTTAA
- the map gene encoding type I methionyl aminopeptidase: MIIVKSREEIELMRESALIVSKTLGMIASEIKEGVTTLYLDKLAEEFIRDHGAEPSFLGLYGFPNSLCMSPNAQVVHGIPNNKPLESGDVISVDCGAYKNGYHGDHAYSFEIGEVAPETKKLLQITKESLYVGIRELKLGNRVEDVGNAIQRYTEAHGYGVVRELVGHGLGQKMHEDPEMPNYGKKGRGKLFVEGMVVAIEPMINMGTRNIKQHKDGWTITTADGKPSAHFEHDVAIIDGKPEILSTFAYVYKALGIVSTEEDEFRSMPLKI, encoded by the coding sequence ATGATTATTGTAAAATCACGTGAAGAAATAGAATTAATGCGCGAAAGTGCCTTAATAGTATCGAAAACATTAGGAATGATTGCTTCTGAAATAAAAGAAGGAGTTACCACATTATATCTTGACAAATTAGCGGAAGAATTCATTCGTGACCACGGAGCCGAACCGAGTTTCCTTGGTTTATATGGATTCCCAAATTCACTTTGCATGAGTCCAAATGCTCAAGTAGTTCATGGAATTCCAAACAACAAACCATTAGAAAGTGGCGATGTAATCTCGGTAGATTGTGGTGCTTACAAAAATGGATACCACGGCGATCATGCCTATAGTTTTGAAATTGGTGAAGTGGCGCCAGAAACTAAAAAATTATTACAAATAACCAAAGAATCATTGTACGTTGGAATCCGAGAATTAAAACTTGGAAACCGCGTGGAGGACGTTGGTAATGCTATTCAAAGATACACAGAAGCGCACGGTTATGGTGTCGTTCGCGAATTAGTCGGACATGGACTGGGGCAAAAAATGCACGAAGATCCTGAAATGCCTAATTATGGCAAAAAAGGAAGAGGAAAACTTTTTGTAGAAGGAATGGTTGTAGCTATTGAACCTATGATTAACATGGGAACTAGAAACATCAAACAACACAAAGACGGTTGGACAATCACCACAGCCGATGGAAAACCAAGTGCCCATTTTGAGCATGATGTTGCTATAATTGATGGTAAACCAGAGATTTTATCGACTTTTGCATACGTGTATAAAGCGTTGGGAATTGTGAGTACTGAAGAAGATGAATTTCGAAGTATGCCTCTTAAGATATAA